From one Ochrobactrum vermis genomic stretch:
- the ugpA gene encoding sn-glycerol-3-phosphate ABC transporter permease UgpA: protein MQKVIFPNKVLPYFLLAPQIVLTAVFFFWPASQAIYQSFMREDAFGLKSTFVGLTNFTTVLADPNYLHSFRVTIVFNILTALLAMGAALLLATAADRVIRGKTFYRTLLIWPYAVAPAVAGMLWLFMFNPAMGTFAYILRRNGIAWDPLLDGNQAMGLVVVAAAWKQISYNFLFFVAGLQAIPKSLIEAAAIDGARGSRRFWSIIFPLLAPTSFFLLVVNTVYAFFDTFGIIHAVTGGGPARATETLVYKVYNDGFVNLNLGSSSAQSVILMAIVIALTAFQFRFVEKRVHYS from the coding sequence GTGCAGAAAGTTATCTTTCCGAATAAAGTTTTGCCTTATTTTCTGTTGGCCCCACAGATCGTTCTGACTGCGGTGTTTTTCTTCTGGCCAGCCAGTCAGGCAATTTATCAATCCTTCATGCGTGAAGACGCATTCGGACTAAAGTCCACCTTCGTTGGACTGACGAATTTCACGACCGTTCTGGCAGACCCTAACTATCTTCATTCATTCAGAGTAACGATTGTCTTCAATATCCTGACCGCGCTGCTTGCAATGGGCGCAGCATTATTGCTGGCTACGGCGGCTGATCGCGTTATCCGCGGCAAGACATTTTATCGTACACTCCTGATCTGGCCCTATGCCGTGGCTCCGGCTGTTGCCGGCATGCTATGGCTCTTCATGTTCAATCCCGCAATGGGTACTTTTGCCTATATTCTGCGGCGTAATGGCATCGCATGGGATCCGCTGCTTGATGGTAATCAGGCTATGGGCCTCGTCGTCGTTGCTGCCGCATGGAAACAGATTTCCTATAATTTCCTGTTCTTTGTCGCTGGCTTACAAGCAATTCCTAAGTCGTTGATCGAAGCAGCGGCCATTGATGGCGCACGCGGATCACGGAGATTTTGGTCGATCATATTTCCACTTCTTGCACCGACTTCGTTCTTCCTGCTGGTCGTGAACACGGTTTACGCCTTCTTCGACACGTTCGGTATCATCCATGCCGTGACCGGCGGCGGCCCTGCCAGAGCTACCGAAACGCTGGTCTACAAAGTTTACAACGATGGCTTCGTTAATCTCAACCTTGGCTCATCTTCGGCACAGTCGGTTATTCTCATGGCAATCGTGATTGCCTTGACTGCTTTCCAGTTCCGCTTCGTTGAGAAGCGCGTGCATTATTCGTGA
- a CDS encoding amino acid ABC transporter permease: MYNFNFAPVFASMDKLLVGAWQTIELSCAAMVLGLIVSIICAVGKTSGPKPVRFIIDAYIEIIRNTPFLVQIFFIFFGLPSAGLRMSPNSAALLALVVNFGAYGTEIIRAGIESIHKGQVEAGTALGLSKLQVFRYVIMKPALRTVYPSLTSQFIYLMLTSSVVSVISANELAAAGNDLQSATFASFEVYIVITLMYLVMSIGFSAIFALIEKLAFKYPLSR; this comes from the coding sequence TTGTATAATTTCAACTTCGCGCCTGTCTTCGCGTCGATGGATAAGCTGCTTGTTGGCGCATGGCAAACAATCGAGCTTTCATGCGCTGCCATGGTGCTAGGTCTGATCGTCTCGATTATCTGTGCGGTGGGTAAGACCTCCGGACCAAAGCCGGTGCGCTTTATCATCGATGCTTATATCGAAATCATCCGCAATACGCCGTTTCTGGTGCAGATTTTCTTCATCTTCTTCGGGTTGCCGTCCGCCGGACTGCGTATGTCGCCGAACAGCGCAGCGCTGCTTGCGCTGGTCGTGAATTTCGGTGCCTACGGTACGGAGATTATTCGGGCTGGTATTGAATCCATTCACAAAGGTCAGGTCGAAGCAGGGACCGCACTCGGTCTCTCCAAATTGCAGGTCTTCCGCTATGTCATCATGAAACCGGCTTTGCGCACCGTCTATCCATCGCTTACCAGCCAGTTCATCTACCTGATGTTGACTTCAAGTGTGGTCTCGGTGATTTCGGCAAATGAACTCGCAGCTGCCGGTAACGATCTGCAGTCCGCGACTTTTGCGAGTTTCGAGGTCTATATCGTAATCACCCTCATGTATCTTGTCATGTCCATCGGCTTCTCGGCTATTTTCGCGCTGATTGAGAAGCTGGCATTCAAATACCCTTTGAGCCGATAG
- a CDS encoding LacI family DNA-binding transcriptional regulator, translating into MPSDDRKKSRVTLLDVARHADVSRATASLVIRKSPLVGAATREKVEKALRDLGYVYNMGAASLRVERSNTVGVIVPTLGNPFYGELLSGIDGVVGEAGMVVLLANSHENFVNQSTLMQRMREHGVDGVIISLTAETAPEFIEQIADWGLPVVQVLRHVTDRVDYAGVDYAGGMRQAVNHLAMLGHKAIAFAVHGPVHSAYRERVEGFRDAMQQQGLDPAMIVRLPHTMPEIASAAPLLFQDGRKPTAAICFNDVVALGLSAGLYDCGRKIGDDFSLIGFDDVSDAEATRPRLSSVSTRPVTVGQNAATLLLSRLANPEKQAQRIVSETYLQVRQSCGPVKTSVV; encoded by the coding sequence ATGCCGAGTGACGATCGCAAGAAAAGTCGCGTTACGCTTCTGGATGTGGCGCGCCATGCAGATGTATCACGCGCGACGGCTTCTCTTGTCATACGCAAAAGTCCGTTGGTGGGCGCGGCAACACGCGAGAAGGTGGAGAAGGCCCTGCGGGATTTGGGCTATGTCTACAATATGGGCGCAGCCAGTCTCCGTGTAGAGCGGTCGAATACGGTTGGTGTTATCGTACCGACACTCGGTAATCCGTTCTACGGTGAATTGCTTTCAGGAATAGACGGTGTTGTTGGTGAAGCGGGAATGGTTGTTCTCCTTGCAAACAGTCACGAGAATTTCGTGAACCAAAGCACCCTCATGCAGCGTATGCGCGAGCATGGTGTTGATGGTGTGATTATCTCGCTGACGGCAGAAACGGCACCGGAGTTCATCGAACAGATCGCCGATTGGGGTTTGCCCGTCGTGCAGGTGCTGCGTCATGTGACAGATCGAGTTGACTATGCAGGTGTTGATTATGCCGGTGGCATGCGGCAGGCGGTCAATCATCTGGCCATGCTCGGACACAAGGCAATCGCATTCGCTGTGCATGGCCCGGTTCACTCAGCATATCGCGAGCGTGTCGAAGGTTTTCGCGATGCGATGCAACAGCAAGGTCTCGATCCTGCGATGATCGTTCGCTTGCCGCATACGATGCCGGAAATTGCCAGTGCTGCTCCGCTTCTCTTTCAAGATGGTAGGAAACCGACAGCTGCGATCTGCTTTAATGACGTGGTTGCGCTAGGCCTTTCGGCGGGTCTTTACGATTGTGGGAGGAAAATTGGTGATGATTTTTCTCTTATCGGCTTCGATGATGTAAGCGATGCCGAAGCAACGCGCCCGCGATTGAGTTCCGTATCGACCCGACCTGTTACAGTTGGCCAGAATGCTGCCACATTGCTTCTTTCGCGTTTGGCAAATCCCGAAAAGCAGGCGCAACGGATCGTCAGTGAAACATATTTACAGGTTAGACAGTCCTGTGGACCGGTAAAAACTTCCGTCGTCTAA
- a CDS encoding transporter substrate-binding domain-containing protein — MTITRRLVMALIGAGALATVLAPTAFAQTVDGIKSAGKIKIGMLVDFPPFGIMNTSNEPDGYDADVAKLLAKELGVEAQIVPVTGPNRIPYLQSGQVDVLVASLGITEDRAKSVDFSQPYAGISIGVFGPKDISVAKPEDLSGKAIGVARASTQDTAVTKVAPKDANIRRFDDDASAVQALLSGQVELIGLSNVVAAEIEKAAPGRYDQKIQLSQQVQGIAVRKGSTEMLDFVNKFIEKAKSDGELNKIHEKWLGAPLPDFVSQAK; from the coding sequence ATGACTATCACCAGACGTTTGGTTATGGCCTTGATTGGTGCGGGAGCTCTTGCAACGGTGCTGGCACCGACCGCATTCGCGCAGACTGTGGATGGCATCAAATCCGCCGGGAAAATCAAAATCGGTATGCTGGTCGATTTTCCGCCATTCGGTATCATGAACACCAGTAATGAACCGGATGGCTACGATGCCGATGTGGCGAAGTTGCTGGCCAAGGAGCTGGGTGTCGAAGCACAGATCGTACCGGTTACCGGTCCGAACCGTATTCCATATCTGCAGAGCGGACAGGTAGATGTTCTGGTTGCTTCCCTGGGTATTACCGAGGACCGCGCCAAGAGTGTTGACTTCTCTCAGCCTTACGCGGGCATTTCGATCGGCGTCTTTGGACCGAAAGATATTTCTGTCGCAAAACCAGAGGATCTATCCGGCAAGGCGATCGGCGTCGCACGTGCTTCGACACAGGACACAGCCGTAACCAAAGTAGCACCGAAGGATGCCAACATCCGTCGCTTCGATGATGATGCGAGCGCTGTGCAGGCTCTGCTGTCGGGGCAGGTTGAGTTGATTGGTCTCTCCAATGTTGTGGCTGCCGAGATCGAAAAGGCTGCTCCAGGTCGCTACGATCAGAAAATTCAGCTCAGTCAGCAGGTGCAGGGTATTGCAGTTCGCAAGGGCTCGACGGAAATGCTCGATTTCGTCAATAAGTTCATCGAAAAGGCGAAGAGCGACGGCGAGTTGAACAAGATCCATGAAAAATGGCTCGGTGCGCCGCTTCCGGATTTTGTTTCCCAGGCAAAGTAA
- the ugpE gene encoding sn-glycerol-3-phosphate ABC transporter permease UgpE: protein MIEKRPVSNLIGHLILIVGIIIVAFPIYYTFVASTMTSTQIIRPPISLLPGDHFVENYGEAIFGGVERVVGVSLERLLWNSFVVAMAIAVGKIIISFMSAFAIVFFRFPLRMFFFWMIFITLMLPVEVRILPTYKVIVDLGMIDTYAGLTLPLMASATATFLFRQFFLTIPGELVEAARIDNAGPFRFMRDILLPLSKTNIAALFVILFIYGWTQYLWPLLVTNDAKMNTIIIGLRRMVDWADASTPWNYVMVTAILAIIPPILVVVLMQRWFVKGLVETEK, encoded by the coding sequence ATGATAGAAAAACGCCCAGTCTCAAACCTGATCGGCCACCTGATCCTGATCGTAGGCATCATAATTGTCGCCTTTCCGATCTACTATACGTTCGTCGCTTCAACGATGACGTCGACGCAGATTATTCGCCCGCCCATCTCGTTGTTGCCCGGCGATCATTTCGTTGAGAATTACGGCGAAGCCATCTTTGGCGGCGTGGAACGCGTTGTCGGCGTAAGTCTGGAGCGACTTCTTTGGAACTCGTTCGTGGTCGCCATGGCTATCGCTGTCGGCAAGATCATCATCTCGTTCATGTCGGCTTTCGCGATTGTGTTTTTCCGCTTTCCGCTACGCATGTTCTTCTTCTGGATGATCTTCATAACCTTGATGCTGCCTGTAGAGGTTCGTATCCTGCCGACCTACAAGGTGATCGTGGACCTCGGCATGATTGACACCTATGCCGGGCTCACACTGCCATTGATGGCATCTGCGACGGCAACGTTTCTGTTTCGTCAGTTCTTCCTCACCATTCCTGGCGAACTGGTTGAAGCAGCGCGTATCGATAATGCCGGACCATTCCGTTTCATGCGGGATATCCTGCTTCCTCTTTCGAAGACGAACATTGCAGCACTTTTCGTCATTCTCTTCATTTATGGATGGACCCAGTATCTCTGGCCGCTGCTCGTTACCAATGATGCCAAGATGAACACAATCATCATTGGCCTGCGCCGCATGGTCGATTGGGCTGATGCGTCCACGCCTTGGAACTACGTCATGGTAACAGCCATTCTGGCCATCATCCCACCGATCCTCGTGGTGGTGCTGATGCAGCGCTGGTTCGTCAAAGGTCTCGTTGAAACGGAAAAGTAA
- a CDS encoding amino acid ABC transporter permease has protein sequence MIRPFGWNEFLIIVYAAQWTIALSAIAFVGGGIGGLIVALMRVSEARVPRYVALGFIRLFQGTPLLMQLFLVFFGLNIFGLGINPWIAATIALTLHASAFLGEIWRGCIDAVPPGQREAATALGLRYYNRMRYVILPQAARISVAPTVGFLVQLIKGTSLAAIIGFTELTRQGQIINNATFSPFMVFGTVAAVYFVLCWPLSILARRMETRFSRATAR, from the coding sequence ATGATCAGACCTTTCGGCTGGAACGAATTTCTTATCATCGTCTATGCGGCGCAGTGGACCATTGCTCTCTCTGCCATTGCCTTTGTTGGCGGCGGTATTGGAGGATTGATTGTCGCGCTGATGCGTGTTTCCGAGGCTCGCGTTCCCCGTTACGTAGCGCTTGGCTTCATACGATTGTTTCAGGGGACACCGCTTCTGATGCAGCTGTTCCTGGTGTTCTTCGGCCTCAATATTTTCGGTTTGGGCATCAATCCATGGATTGCTGCGACAATCGCGCTGACATTGCATGCGAGCGCTTTTCTCGGAGAGATTTGGCGCGGCTGTATTGATGCAGTGCCGCCCGGCCAACGTGAAGCGGCGACGGCACTGGGGCTGCGCTACTATAATCGCATGCGCTACGTGATCCTGCCACAAGCAGCACGCATTTCGGTTGCGCCAACGGTGGGCTTTCTGGTGCAGCTCATCAAAGGCACTTCGCTTGCCGCAATCATCGGTTTTACAGAACTGACGCGACAGGGACAGATCATCAACAACGCAACATTCAGCCCGTTCATGGTGTTTGGCACGGTCGCGGCTGTCTATTTTGTCCTTTGCTGGCCGCTATCCATTTTGGCACGCCGCATGGAAACGAGGTTTTCTCGCGCTACAGCTCGGTAA
- the ugpB gene encoding sn-glycerol-3-phosphate ABC transporter substrate-binding protein UgpB, whose product MLIRLITTSALTSALALTIGSQAFAQTELAWWHGMTGANNEMVNELSKEFNESQSEYKIVPVYKGTYPETLNAGIAAFRSKQPPAILQVFDAGSGVMMAAEGAMVPAAEVLEKGGFKFDKSQYLPGIVAYYSKPDGTMLSFPYNSSSPILYYNKDAFKKAGLDENNPPKTWPEVFEAAKKIKSSGAAPCGFTSTWLTWIQTENFAAWNNVPYGTNENGLGGTDVKLEINSPLYIQHFQSIADLAKDGTFRYGGRTSEAKQLFTSGECAMLTESSGGLGDVVKSGINYGIGQLPYYEGHGPQNTIPGGAALWVFAGLSDEQYKGVAEFFNFLSQTKIQVKLHEKSGYLPVTLAAYEETKKSDFYEKNPGRETPILQMMGKAPTENSKGVRLINLPQVRDILNEEFEAMLGGKQDAKTALENAVKRGNDAIAAAQ is encoded by the coding sequence ATGCTTATCCGTCTGATCACGACTTCGGCGCTGACAAGCGCCCTCGCCCTCACCATCGGTTCGCAGGCATTCGCCCAGACGGAACTGGCATGGTGGCACGGCATGACCGGTGCCAACAACGAAATGGTCAATGAGCTTTCGAAAGAGTTCAACGAAAGCCAGAGCGAATACAAGATCGTTCCTGTTTATAAGGGAACCTACCCTGAAACGCTGAATGCCGGCATTGCCGCGTTCCGTTCGAAGCAGCCGCCAGCAATTCTTCAGGTATTCGACGCCGGTAGCGGCGTGATGATGGCCGCCGAAGGTGCGATGGTTCCGGCCGCTGAAGTTTTGGAAAAGGGCGGTTTCAAGTTCGACAAGTCGCAGTATCTGCCCGGCATCGTCGCTTACTACTCGAAGCCGGATGGCACCATGCTGTCCTTCCCGTACAATTCTTCGTCGCCAATCCTTTATTACAATAAGGATGCCTTCAAGAAGGCTGGTCTCGATGAAAACAATCCGCCAAAGACGTGGCCGGAAGTTTTCGAGGCTGCCAAAAAGATCAAGTCCAGTGGTGCAGCGCCGTGCGGATTCACGTCTACGTGGCTGACCTGGATTCAGACCGAAAACTTCGCTGCATGGAACAACGTTCCTTATGGTACGAATGAAAACGGTCTCGGCGGCACCGATGTAAAGCTTGAAATCAATTCACCACTTTACATACAGCACTTCCAGTCGATCGCCGATCTCGCGAAAGACGGTACGTTCCGTTACGGCGGCCGTACGTCAGAAGCCAAGCAGCTTTTCACCTCGGGTGAATGCGCTATGTTGACTGAATCATCCGGCGGTCTCGGAGACGTCGTGAAGTCGGGCATCAATTACGGCATTGGCCAACTGCCTTACTATGAAGGCCATGGTCCGCAAAACACGATCCCCGGCGGCGCGGCTCTGTGGGTCTTCGCCGGTCTTAGCGACGAACAGTACAAAGGCGTCGCAGAATTCTTCAACTTCCTCTCGCAGACCAAAATTCAGGTCAAACTGCACGAAAAGTCCGGTTATCTGCCTGTGACGCTGGCTGCTTACGAAGAAACCAAGAAGTCGGATTTCTATGAAAAGAATCCAGGTCGCGAAACACCAATCCTGCAGATGATGGGCAAAGCCCCGACCGAAAACTCCAAGGGCGTGCGCCTCATCAACCTGCCGCAGGTACGCGATATTCTGAACGAAGAGTTTGAAGCCATGCTCGGCGGCAAACAGGACGCGAAGACCGCGCTCGAAAACGCTGTCAAGCGCGGCAACGATGCAATTGCCGCCGCTCAGTAA